In Scatophagus argus isolate fScaArg1 chromosome 3, fScaArg1.pri, whole genome shotgun sequence, one genomic interval encodes:
- the camk1b gene encoding calcium/calmodulin-dependent protein kinase type 1 isoform X2, translated as MPLGDDCHAWKKKTADVKDQYDFKEVLGTGAFSEVVLAEEKKTQKLVAIKCIPKKALEGKENSIENEIAVLHKIKHANIVSLEEIFESKSHLYLVMQLVSGGELFDRIIEKGFYTEKDASKLIQQILDAVKYLHDMGIVHRDLKPENLLYYSMDEDSKIMISDFGLSKIEGSGSVMSTACGTPGYVAPEVLAQKPYSKAVDCWSIGVIAYILLCGYPPFYDENDAKLFEQILKAEYEFDSPYWDDISDSAKDFIVHLMEKDPNTRYTCDQALQHPWIAGDTALDKNIHESVSAQIKKNFAKSKWKQAFNATAVVRHMRRLQLGTSHEGPNPTHLLMPEEDAESCCEGGCSQDVDGRADALSNCTYHCHPTSRV; from the exons gggAGCTTTCTCTGAGGTGGTCCTggctgaggagaagaagacCCAGAAGTTGGTGGCTATCAAGTGTATCCCCAAGAAGGCGTTAGAGGGCAAAGAAAATAGCATTGAGAATGAGATAGCAGTCCTGCACAA GATTAAACACGCCAACATTGTTTCTCTGGAAGAGATCTTTGAAAGTAAATCACACCTCTACCTTGTCATGCAACT GGTCTCCGGAGGGGAACTCTTTGACCGTATCATAGAGAAGGGCTTCTACACAGAGAAGGATGCCAGTAAACTCATTCAGCAGATTCTGGATGCCGTCAAATACCTCCACGACATGGGCATTGTGCACCGTGACCTCAAG CCAGAGAATCTGCTGTACTACAGCATGGATGAAGACTCCAAGATCATGATCAGTGACTTTGGTCTGTCGAAAATTGAGGGCTCTGGCAGTGTGATGTCGACGGCGTGTGGAACACCTGGATATGTTG cccCTGAAGTGTTGGCTCAGAAACCCTACAGTAAAGCCGTGGACTGCTGGTCTATTGGCGTCATAGCTTACATTCT GTTGTGTGGTTACCCTCCGTTCTATGATGAGAATGATGCCAAACTGTTTGAGCAGATCCTGAAAGCAGAATACGAGTTTGACTCTCCTTACTGGGATGATATCTCTGATTCAG CCAAAGACTTTATAGTCCACCTGATGGAAAAAGACCCCAACACACGCTACACCTGTGACCAGGCACTGCAGCACCCCTG GATTGCAGGGGATACTGCTCTGGATAAGAACATTCATGAGTCTGTCAGTGCTCAGATCAAGAAGAATTTTGCTAAGAGCAAGTGGAAG CAAGCATTCAATGCCACAGCTGTGGTTCGTCACATGAGACGTCTTCAGCTGGGCACAAGTCATGAGGGACCCAATCCAACTCACCTTCTAATGCCAGAGGAAGATGCAG AATCTTGTTGTGAGGGAGGATGCTCCCAGGACGTCGACGGCCGAGCTGACGCTCTATCCAACTGCACGTACCACTGCCATCCGACCAGCAGGGTGTGA